Proteins from one Bradyrhizobium roseum genomic window:
- a CDS encoding indolepyruvate oxidoreductase subunit beta family protein: MNVSVAPSSVALSQARPITVAVLAMGGQGGGVLVDWIVALAERRGWFAQSTSVPGVAQRTGATIYYIEMIAPDASRPERHPVLSLMPASGKVDIVIGAELMEAGRAILRGLVSPDRTLLIGSSHRSLAVVEKTAPGDGTADASQVYEAANVAANRFIAFDMAEIADATGSVVSSVLFGALAGSGALPFATADFEATIRAAGVGVDASLRAFAAGRERAAATLAQDPKIKPTAKPPLAKRFPRLEPIGHADYDALVARARQLPEAVHGIVAAGLQRVVDYQDVAYGREYLDRLEPLPRDATGLMNAFAKYLAIAMAYDDVIRVADLKTRAGRFDRVRREARAGDDQILGITEFFHPRIEEMAGLLPPLLGEKVERSERLARLIDRGRRLRTTAPLAFLMLYGVAGLRRFRRGTLRHAREMRHLDQWAQRAQKFAASDIPLATAVCEARRLVGGYSDTHSRGETKFDKVMQAAERLAGRPDAAEWVQRLTKIALKDADGAELDGALRTVETLFEDA, from the coding sequence ATGAACGTCTCGGTCGCCCCCTCCTCCGTCGCGCTCAGCCAGGCCCGCCCCATTACCGTTGCAGTGCTCGCGATGGGCGGCCAGGGCGGCGGCGTGCTGGTCGACTGGATCGTGGCGCTGGCCGAGCGGCGCGGCTGGTTCGCGCAATCGACCTCGGTGCCCGGCGTCGCCCAGCGCACCGGTGCCACGATCTACTACATCGAGATGATCGCGCCCGACGCCAGCAGGCCGGAACGTCATCCCGTGCTGTCGCTGATGCCGGCGTCCGGCAAGGTCGACATCGTGATCGGCGCCGAATTGATGGAAGCCGGCCGCGCCATCCTGCGCGGGCTGGTCTCGCCCGACCGCACGCTATTGATCGGCTCCTCGCATCGCTCCCTGGCCGTGGTCGAGAAGACCGCGCCCGGCGACGGTACCGCCGACGCCTCGCAGGTCTACGAGGCGGCGAACGTCGCCGCCAACCGCTTCATCGCCTTCGACATGGCCGAGATCGCGGATGCCACCGGCAGCGTGGTGTCCTCGGTGCTGTTCGGCGCGCTCGCAGGCTCCGGCGCCCTGCCCTTCGCGACCGCGGATTTTGAAGCGACGATCCGCGCGGCCGGCGTCGGCGTCGATGCCAGCCTGCGCGCCTTCGCCGCCGGCCGCGAACGGGCCGCCGCCACGCTCGCGCAGGACCCCAAGATCAAGCCCACGGCAAAACCGCCGCTCGCAAAACGCTTTCCGCGCCTCGAACCGATCGGCCACGCCGATTACGACGCACTTGTCGCGCGGGCGCGGCAACTGCCGGAAGCAGTGCACGGCATCGTCGCGGCCGGTCTGCAGCGCGTCGTCGATTATCAGGACGTGGCCTATGGCCGCGAATATCTCGACCGGCTGGAACCGCTGCCGCGCGACGCGACCGGCCTGATGAACGCTTTTGCCAAATATCTCGCGATCGCGATGGCTTATGACGACGTGATCCGCGTCGCGGATCTCAAGACGCGCGCCGGCCGATTTGACCGGGTGCGCCGGGAGGCGCGGGCCGGCGATGACCAGATCCTCGGGATAACCGAATTCTTTCATCCGCGGATCGAGGAAATGGCGGGGCTGTTGCCGCCGTTGCTCGGCGAAAAGGTCGAGCGCAGCGAACGCCTCGCGCGTCTGATCGATCGCGGACGGAGGCTACGCACCACCGCTCCACTGGCGTTCCTGATGCTGTATGGCGTGGCGGGCCTGCGGCGCTTTCGCCGGGGCACGCTGCGGCACGCCCGAGAGATGCGCCATCTCGATCAATGGGCGCAACGTGCCCAAAAATTCGCTGCAAGCGACATCCCGCTCGCGACCGCCGTGTGCGAGGCGCGCCGTCTCGTCGGCGGCTATTCGGACACGCATTCGCGCGGCGAAACGAAATTCGACAAGGTCATGCAGGCGGCCGAGCGTCTGGCCGGCCGGCCCGATGCGGCCGAATGGGTGCAGCGTCTGACCAAGATTGCGCTGAAGGACGCCGACGGTGCCGAGCTCGACGGCGCGTTGCGTACCGTCGAGACACTGTTCGAGGACGCCTGA
- a CDS encoding PDR/VanB family oxidoreductase, with product MDQFEVVVSKAEALTPRIREFVLARANGAPMPGWAAGAHIDVHLPDVGRRSYSLIETGSPRAAAEHPTAYRIAVLQESNGRGGSRFMHGLKTGDRLTISPPANNFPLGAGTGEVALVAGGIGVTPLLAMACELCAAKRPFSFHYAGRSRSELAFLSDIERLASANATIHADDEAGRFFDLEGSMTRLPRDVPLYLCGPLPMIEAAIALAKQMNWPQGRLHFEIFTAPEEKSGDASFEVELKGSGRVYEIPAGKTILDVLLEAGEDPIHDCKRGDCGICQTTVIDGIPDHRDYILSESEKASNKVMQICISRAKTKRLVLDL from the coding sequence ATGGATCAATTCGAGGTCGTGGTGTCGAAGGCCGAGGCGCTCACGCCGCGCATTCGCGAATTCGTGCTGGCGCGCGCCAACGGCGCGCCGATGCCGGGCTGGGCCGCCGGCGCCCATATCGACGTCCATCTGCCCGATGTTGGCCGGCGCTCCTATTCGCTGATCGAGACGGGGTCACCGCGCGCGGCCGCCGAACATCCGACCGCCTATCGCATCGCCGTGCTGCAGGAAAGCAACGGTCGCGGCGGCTCCCGTTTCATGCACGGTCTCAAGACCGGCGATCGCCTGACGATCTCGCCGCCGGCGAACAATTTTCCCCTTGGCGCAGGCACCGGCGAAGTTGCGCTGGTGGCGGGCGGCATCGGCGTCACGCCGCTGCTCGCCATGGCCTGCGAGTTGTGCGCGGCGAAGCGACCGTTCTCGTTCCATTACGCCGGCCGCAGCCGCAGCGAACTCGCCTTTCTCAGCGACATCGAGCGGCTGGCCAGCGCCAACGCGACCATCCATGCCGACGACGAGGCCGGTCGGTTTTTCGATCTCGAGGGCTCGATGACGCGGCTCCCGCGCGACGTACCGCTCTACCTCTGCGGACCGCTGCCGATGATTGAAGCCGCCATTGCACTTGCAAAACAAATGAACTGGCCGCAGGGCCGGCTGCACTTCGAAATCTTCACCGCGCCGGAAGAGAAGTCCGGCGATGCCAGTTTCGAGGTCGAACTCAAGGGCAGCGGACGCGTCTACGAGATTCCCGCCGGGAAGACGATCCTCGACGTGCTGCTCGAGGCCGGCGAAGACCCGATCCATGACTGCAAGCGCGGCGATTGCGGCATCTGCCAAACCACGGTGATCGACGGCATCCCCGATCATCGCGATTACATCCTGAGCGAAAGCGAGAAGGCGTCGAACAAAGTGATGCAGATCTGCATTTCTCGCGCGAAAACCAAACGACTTGTGCTCGACCTGTGA
- a CDS encoding aromatic ring-hydroxylating dioxygenase subunit alpha: MTRYAGNAAALRALVRDQEVHRDVYVSEEVFQLEMEHIFTNSWVYVGHDSQVPNPGDYFGTTIGTQPVLLVRHTDGKVHVLHNRCPHKGTRITSETCGNTGKFFRCPYHAWSFKTDGSLLAIPLKKGYENTGFEQSHAAPGMTPVRHVRNYRGFVFAKINDDGLDFEEFFGESLSSLDNMVDRSPAGQLKVAGGVLRYMHNCNWKMLVENQTDTCHPMVAHESSAGTAVEVWKKAPPGTKKPMAVEIIAPFMSPYEFFENMGIRIWDNGHGHTGVHHSIHSDYSAVPGYFDKMKAAYGEERAKAILDENRHNTVYFPNIMIKGPIQLLRQFKPIAANKTLVESWTFQLVDAPDMLLERTLMYNRLINAPTSIVGHDDLEMYERAQEGLHSNGNEWVNLQRLYSPDEAGQTNVAVNGTSEWPMRHQFRAWTKFMTMGM, from the coding sequence ATGACCCGATATGCCGGCAACGCCGCTGCGCTTCGCGCGCTGGTCCGCGACCAGGAGGTTCACCGCGACGTCTATGTCAGCGAAGAGGTGTTCCAGCTTGAAATGGAGCACATCTTCACGAACAGCTGGGTCTATGTCGGCCACGACAGCCAGGTCCCGAATCCCGGCGACTACTTTGGCACCACGATCGGCACGCAGCCGGTGCTGCTCGTACGCCATACCGACGGCAAGGTGCATGTGCTGCACAACCGCTGCCCGCACAAGGGCACGCGCATCACCTCCGAGACCTGCGGCAACACCGGAAAGTTTTTCCGCTGCCCCTACCATGCCTGGAGCTTCAAGACCGACGGCTCGCTGCTCGCGATTCCCTTGAAGAAGGGCTACGAGAATACCGGCTTCGAGCAGAGTCATGCCGCGCCCGGCATGACGCCGGTGCGGCATGTCAGAAACTATCGCGGCTTCGTGTTCGCCAAAATCAATGATGACGGCCTCGATTTCGAGGAGTTTTTTGGCGAAAGCCTGTCCAGTCTCGACAACATGGTCGACCGCTCGCCGGCCGGCCAGCTCAAGGTCGCCGGCGGCGTGCTGCGCTACATGCACAATTGCAATTGGAAGATGCTGGTCGAGAACCAGACCGACACCTGCCATCCGATGGTGGCTCACGAATCCTCCGCGGGCACGGCGGTCGAGGTCTGGAAGAAGGCGCCACCCGGCACCAAGAAGCCGATGGCGGTCGAGATCATCGCGCCCTTCATGAGCCCATACGAGTTCTTCGAGAACATGGGGATCCGGATCTGGGACAACGGCCACGGCCATACCGGCGTGCACCACTCGATCCATTCGGATTATTCGGCGGTGCCCGGCTATTTCGACAAGATGAAAGCCGCCTATGGCGAGGAACGCGCCAAGGCGATCCTGGACGAAAACAGGCACAACACCGTCTATTTCCCTAACATCATGATCAAGGGCCCGATCCAGCTGTTGCGGCAGTTCAAGCCGATCGCGGCGAACAAGACGCTGGTCGAATCCTGGACGTTCCAGCTCGTCGACGCGCCCGACATGCTGCTGGAGCGCACGCTGATGTACAACCGCCTGATCAATGCGCCGACCTCGATCGTCGGCCATGACGACCTCGAAATGTACGAGCGCGCGCAGGAAGGCCTGCACTCGAACGGCAATGAGTGGGTGAACCTGCAGCGCCTTTACAGCCCCGACGAGGCCGGACAGACCAATGTCGCGGTCAACGGGACCAGCGAGTGGCCGATGCGCCACCAGTTCCGCGCCTGGACCAAGTTCATGACCATGGGGATGTGA
- a CDS encoding indolepyruvate ferredoxin oxidoreductase subunit alpha, whose product MAERSFAREVEDLKLGAGEEFRGEGILAITKALLECGVSYVAGYQGAPISHLMDVLSDAQDILSDLGVHFESSASEATAAATLAASVMYPIRGAVTFKAPVGINVASDALANLSSGGVTGGALIIIGEDYGEGSSIMQERSHAFAMKSQLWLVDPRPNVASIVKAVHDSFELSEASNTPVMLEVRIRACHVHGRFATRDNVRPSFPLSRALDTPSRDTNRIVLPPASFLHEKEKIEQRWPAAVEFIHARGMNETFDGDIDDIGIIMQGGMYNGVITALREAGLADIWGETRVPLYVMNVTYPIVDREVIEFCRTKKAVLMVEEGQPEFIEQSLHKILRNADIPARLHGKDVFPMAGEYTAQVMDAAIGAFIRRWRSDVLPASARAPNIDRVEVDDRIRALADVVPPRPPGFCTGCPERPIFSAMKLVEKELGPHHIAADIGCHLFSILPPFNIGATTMGYGLGPASASAFNVPASKRSISMMGDGGFWHNGLTSGVGNAVFNQHDGVIVVVDNYYSAATGGQDIPSSRADNRSRSTKHPIVEAVKGVGAKWVRQIDRTYDVSHMRDTLREALTTKEKGPKIIVASSECMLNKQRRVKPLVAAAAKRGERVVRERFGVDEDTCSGDHACIRLSGCPSLSVKPTTDPLKDNPVAAVDNSCVGCGHCGEVADAAVLCPSFYRADIVSNPTAFEARLDRIWRRMIGALQRWRAGRRIMFQQETA is encoded by the coding sequence ATGGCAGAACGCTCTTTCGCGCGCGAGGTGGAGGACCTGAAGCTCGGCGCCGGCGAGGAATTTCGCGGCGAAGGCATTCTCGCCATTACAAAAGCACTGCTCGAATGCGGCGTCAGCTATGTCGCCGGCTACCAGGGCGCGCCAATCTCGCACCTGATGGACGTGCTGTCCGACGCGCAGGATATCCTTTCCGATCTCGGCGTGCATTTCGAATCCAGCGCCAGCGAGGCGACCGCGGCGGCGACGCTGGCCGCCTCCGTGATGTATCCGATCCGCGGTGCGGTCACCTTCAAGGCCCCGGTCGGCATCAATGTCGCATCCGACGCGCTCGCCAACCTGTCCTCGGGCGGCGTCACCGGTGGCGCGCTCATCATCATCGGCGAGGATTACGGCGAAGGCTCCTCCATCATGCAGGAGCGTTCGCACGCCTTTGCGATGAAGTCGCAGCTCTGGCTGGTCGATCCGCGGCCCAACGTGGCGTCGATCGTGAAGGCCGTGCATGATTCCTTTGAACTATCCGAGGCTTCGAATACGCCCGTGATGCTGGAGGTACGGATACGCGCCTGCCATGTGCATGGCCGCTTTGCCACCCGCGACAATGTACGGCCCAGCTTTCCGCTGTCCCGCGCGCTCGATACGCCGTCGCGCGACACCAACCGCATCGTGCTGCCGCCGGCTTCGTTCCTGCACGAGAAAGAGAAGATCGAGCAGCGCTGGCCGGCTGCCGTCGAATTCATCCATGCGCGCGGCATGAACGAGACGTTCGACGGCGATATCGACGATATCGGCATCATCATGCAGGGCGGCATGTATAACGGCGTCATCACCGCGCTGCGCGAGGCCGGCCTTGCCGATATCTGGGGCGAAACACGCGTCCCGCTCTATGTGATGAACGTGACCTACCCGATCGTCGACCGCGAGGTGATCGAGTTCTGCCGAACCAAGAAGGCGGTGCTGATGGTCGAGGAAGGCCAGCCCGAATTCATCGAGCAGTCGCTGCACAAGATCCTGCGCAACGCGGACATTCCCGCCAGGCTGCACGGCAAGGACGTCTTTCCGATGGCCGGCGAATACACCGCGCAGGTCATGGACGCTGCGATCGGCGCCTTCATCCGCCGCTGGCGATCGGATGTGCTGCCGGCCTCCGCACGGGCACCGAACATCGACCGGGTCGAGGTCGACGACAGGATCCGCGCACTGGCCGACGTGGTGCCGCCGCGGCCGCCGGGCTTCTGCACCGGCTGTCCGGAGCGGCCGATCTTCTCCGCGATGAAACTCGTGGAAAAAGAACTCGGCCCGCACCACATCGCCGCCGATATCGGCTGCCATTTGTTCTCGATCCTGCCGCCGTTCAATATCGGCGCCACGACCATGGGCTACGGGCTCGGCCCCGCGTCGGCTTCCGCCTTCAACGTTCCTGCCAGCAAGCGCTCGATCTCGATGATGGGCGATGGCGGCTTCTGGCACAACGGGCTGACCAGCGGCGTCGGCAACGCCGTCTTCAACCAGCACGACGGCGTCATCGTCGTGGTCGACAATTATTACTCCGCCGCGACCGGCGGCCAGGATATCCCCTCCTCGCGCGCCGACAACCGTTCGCGCTCGACCAAGCATCCGATCGTCGAGGCGGTGAAGGGCGTCGGCGCCAAATGGGTACGCCAGATCGACCGCACCTACGACGTCTCGCACATGCGCGACACGCTGCGCGAGGCGCTGACGACCAAAGAGAAAGGCCCGAAGATCATCGTCGCCTCGTCGGAGTGCATGCTGAACAAGCAGCGCCGCGTGAAGCCGCTGGTGGCGGCCGCCGCCAAGCGCGGCGAACGCGTCGTGCGCGAGCGTTTTGGCGTCGATGAAGACACCTGTTCCGGCGATCACGCCTGCATTCGGTTGTCCGGCTGCCCGTCGCTGTCGGTGAAGCCGACCACAGACCCCTTGAAGGACAACCCGGTCGCCGCCGTCGACAACAGCTGCGTCGGCTGCGGCCATTGCGGCGAGGTCGCCGATGCGGCCGTGCTGTGTCCCTCCTTCTACCGCGCCGACATCGTTTCCAACCCCACCGCGTTCGAAGCGCGTCTCGACCGCATCTGGCGGCGCATGATCGGCGCCCTGCAGCGCTGGCGGGCGGGACGGCGGATCATGTTCCAGCAGGAGACGGCATGA